DNA from Krasilnikovia cinnamomea:
CCACCGCGGACGGTCCGGTCAAGGTCCTCAAGTTCAGCATGACCAAGTCCGTGACCAAGCCGTTCGAGCTCACGGTCCCCGAGGCCGGCGGGCACACCACCCAGATCAGCAGCAGCGCCCTCACCACCGAGGGCAACGTGCGCTTCTACACCCCCAAGTTCACCGGCAAGCTGTTCGGCGTCATCCCGGTGACCTTCACTCCGGACTCCCCGCCCCCGCTGACCCTGCCGGTGCTGTGGTTCACCGACGTCAAGATCCAGCTCTCCTATGTCCGCTGCGACACGCTGACCGCCGACCCGATCAAACTCATCGAGAAGGCCTGACCCGGCCCGGGACGACATCGGCGCCGGGCCCCGGCGCCGATCGCCCTAAGCTCAGGCCGACCGGCGCGCGCGCCAGCCGCCTACGACCTCGTCGGGATCGCGCGGCGGCAACACCACGGCCGGGCCGTCGAGCAGCCCCACCCGAGCCTGGCGGATCCGCTCGTTCACCTCGGCGACGAGGGCCCGTACCGCCTGTTCGGAGCGCAGCCGGTCCACCGCGGCCGGCAGGTCCTCCACCTCGCGGCGCAGCGCCAGCGTCGGCGGGAGCGCCGCCGACGCGGCGCCCTCACGCTCCAGCCAGTCCTTGATCCACCAGTCCTCGTCGTACTCGCGGCCGTGGTCGGCCAGGGGCTTGCCGGTACCCGGCAGGTTGTCGAACTCGCCCTGCTCCTGTGCCTCCCGGATGCGGCGGTCGACGGCGGACTCGTACCACTGCGCCATGCCGCCAGTCTACGAACCGCCCGTGCCCGGCCCCGTCACGCGACTGGCAGGCGGACGGTGACCCGCAGGCCCGGCGCCGCGTCGGCGAGCGTGACCGTGCCGCCGTGGCGGCGGACCAGCTCCCGCACGATGGCCAGCCCGAGCCCGGCGCCGCCCGCGTCGCGGGCCCGCGCGTCGTCGAGCCGGGTGAACCGGTCGAAGACCCGCTCCCGGTCGGCGGCGGGAATGCCCGGCCCGTCGTCGGTCACCGTGATGCTCCGGTACGCCCCGTCCACCTCCACCGCCAGCTCCACCGTCGAGGCGGCGTGGCGTGCCGCGTTGTCGAGCAGGTTGCCCACCACTCGGGCGAGGGCGTCCGGGTCGCCCGAGACGTGCAGCGGCTCCGCGGGCGGCGTGAAGCGCACCGCCGGATAGCGCCCGGCCACCTGGGCCAGCAGCTCCCCCAGCTCCACCTCGGCGGCCGGTGCCGGTGCCGCCCGGGTCGCGGCCTCGTCGGAGCGGGCCAGCAGCAGCAGGTCGTCGACCAGGCGGCTGAGCCGCTCCACGTCGGTGAGCAGGTCGTCGGCGAGCGCGGGCCAGTCCGTACCGTCCGGCAGGCGCTGCGCCACCTCCAGCTCCGTACGCATGTTGGTGAGCGGGCTGCGCAACTCGTGCGCGGCGTCGGCGACGAACGCGCGCTGCCGCGCCCGGGCCGCGCCCAGCCGGTCCAGCATGTCGTTGAGGGTGACCGCCAGCCGGTGGATCTCGTCACCGGTGTCCGGGACGGGCAGCCGCTGCGGCGCGCCGCCGCCGCGCCCCGGGGCGGCGCCCGTGATCCGTTCCGCGCCCGCGCGCAGCGCCTCCACCGGGCGCAGGGTGGCCCCGGCCAGCCGCCACGCCACGAGTGCCAGCAGCCCGACCAGCAGCGGGAACGCCACCAGCAGCAGGATCCGCAGCACGTGCACGCCCTGCGACAGATCCGCCGTCGAACGGGCCACCAGCACCCGTACCCGGTCGTCCGCCGGTCCGGCCGCGACCGAGACGACCCGCACCCGGCCCGGCAGGCCGATCCGGTCCCCCGGCAGGTAGCGCCCGGCCCGATCGGGCAGCTCGTGCAGCTCCTCGGGGTACAGGATCGGCACCAGCCGGTCGGTGCCGACCGAGACGGCCGTGACCCGGTTCTGCGCGTCCACCACCTGCACCTGCACCCCCGGCGGTGCCGGGATGGGATCGGAGAGCGATCCCTCGTCGACGAGCCGGGCGACCGCGTTCGCGGTGTCCAGCGCCTCGGTGTTGGCGGCCCGCAGCAGCGCCACGTTCAGCGCCGCGACCAGCGCCACCCCGCCGATGCCCAGGCCCACGACCAGCACCAGCACGGTGACCAGCAGCAGGCGGACCCGCAGGCTGAGCCCACGCAGCCAGCGCACCGGTGTCAGGCCCCGGCGGACGGGACGGCCGCGAGGCGGTAGCCCGCGCCGCGGACCGTCTCCAGCCGCTCCCGGCCGATCTTGCGGCGCAGGTAGCCGACGTACACCTCGACCGCGTTCGGGGCGGTGTCGAGGGCCGCGTCCCACACGTGGTCGAGCAGTTCCGTCTTGGACAGCACCTCGCCGGGGCGGCGCAGCAGGTACTGCAGCAGGGCGTACTCCCGGGCGGTCAGGGTGACCTCGTCGCCGGCCACGGTGACCCGGCGCACGGCGGGGTCCAGCTCGATGTCGCCGAAGCTCAGGACCGTGGGCCGCTCCGGCACACCACGGCGCAGCAGGGCACGCAGCCTGGCCAGCAGCACCACGTACGAAAAAGGTTTGGTGAGGTAGTCGTCGGCGCCGCAGTCGAGCCCGTCGGCCTGGTCGTACTCGCCGTCCTTGGCGCTGAGCATGAGTACGGGCAGCCAGTTGCGTTCCGTGCGGAGCTGGCGCACGACCCGGTAGCCGGACAGCCGGGGCAGCATCACGTCCAGGATCATCGCGTCGTAGCCGCCGTGCCGGGCGAGCTCCAGCCCGTCCTGCCCGTCGCCGGTCACGTCCACCGCGAAACCCTCGGCCTGTAGCCCGCGCTGCAGCGCCGCGGCCAGGCGCGCCTCGTCCTCCACCACCAGCACCCGCACCAGACCACGATGGCACGCCCGCCCCACCCCTACGGGTTTTTCTCAGCGTGGTCACAGGCGCGTGAGCGCAACATGGGGCGCAGCAGACTTCAGGAGGTGGGGGACGTGTCCCTGTTCGGATCAAGGCCGGCTTTGCGCTGGCTCGTACCGACGGCAGCGGCCGTGGTGGTGATCGGCGGTGGGGCGGCCGCCGGGACGATCGTGGCCAGCGCCGACCCGGCCCTGCCGCCGCGCAGCGCGGCGCAACTGCTGGTGGACGTGCAGAACGCGCACGTCGACGGGCTGTCCGGCACGATCGTGCAGACCGCCGACCTGGGCCTGCCGGCGCTGCCGGGGCTCACCGCCGGCAACACGGATCTGGCCAAGATGGTGACCGGCAACAACAGCGCCCGCGTCTGGTACGCCGGCGAGGACAAGATGCGGGTCGCCGCCCAGAGCCTGCTCGGCCAGACCGACGTCATCCGCAACGGCCAGGACGTGTGGCTGTGGCGCAGCAAGGACAACACGGCCACGCACCTGACGCTGCCCAAGGACGCCGACAAGCCGAAGGCCCTGCCGTCCGGGGTGCCCTCGACCCCGCAGGAGGCCGCGGACGCCGCGCTCGCCGCGATCGACCCGACCACCCAGGTCAGCACGACCGGCGCGGCCGAGGTCGCCGGGCGCGACGCGTACGAGCTGGTGCTGGCACCGCGCGACACCGCCTCGCTGCTCGGGCAGGTCCGCCTGGCCATCGACGCGGAGACGCACATCCCGCTGCGCGTCGACGTGTACGCGAAGGACGCCACCGCTCCGGCGGTCCGGGTGGCGTTCCAGCAGATCAGCTTCACCACGCCGGACCCGCAGCAGTTCGTGTTCAACCCGCCCGCCGGGGCGAAGGTGACCACGGCCAAGCCGCACGCCGACCACACCAAGAAGCCGCTCGGTGCTCCGGCCGGCGCGCCCAAGGCGCCGGCCGGTGAAGAGCCGACCGTGGTCGGTAAGGGCTGGACCTCGGTGCTGGTGGCGAAGCTGCCCGACGGGTGGCAGAAGCAGGCCGGTGCGAAGCAGGGCGAGGCCGCGATGGTGGGCGCCGTGCTCGACAGCCTGCCGAAGGTGAGCGGCACCTGGGGCAGCGGGCGGTTGCTGTCCAGCGCCCTGTTCAGCGCGCTGCTCACCGACGACGGCCGGGTCCTGGTGGGCGCGGTCGCCCCGGACCGGCTGTACCAGGTCGCCGCGGGCTGACCGCCGGCAACCGCAGGTGGCCCCGGGGCTCGGCCCCGGGGCCACGTCGTTTCTGAGCCGCCGTCGCGCCCGCGCGGCTGTGTGAAGAGTTCGGGTTCGGAGCTGACCGGAACTTTTCAAGATCCGGCCGCCGCGACTCGCCCGGGGGACGGCGACGAAGGGATGTCCGCCTGCGTAGGGTGCTCGGCGGGGCCGCACCGGGCGATCCCCGGCGCAGCGCGCGGGATGAGAGGGGTGTCCACTGGAGCGGCGTACGCCGAAGTACCAGGTCATCGCGGCCGACCTGGCGGCCCGGATCCGCGACGGCGCGCTGCCGCCCGGCTCCGCCCTGCCGCCGCAGAAGGAACTGAGCGCCACCTACGGCGTCACGCTGGCCACCCTGCGCCAGGCCCTGCGCCGCCTGGAGGACGACGGCCTGCTGACCCAGCAGGCCGGGCGCGGCACCTTCGTCGCCGAGCCCCGGGCCGCCTACCGGCTCGACTCGCTGCGCGGTCTCGCCGAGGATCTGCGCGCGCAGGGGCAGGTCGTAACCACCGAGGTGCTGGACCGTACGCTGCGCCGCCCGGACGCCACCGTGGCGCGGCGACTGTCCCTAGCCCCGGGGCGGCGCGCGTTGCGCCTGGAACGGCTGCGCCGCCTCGCCGGGCGCCCGGCGGTGCACCAGGTGTCCTGGGTACCGGAGCCGCTCGGCGCGGCACTGCGCGACGCCGACCTGACCAGCCTGTACGCTGCGGTCGCGGACCAGGGTGTGGTGGTGCACCGGGCGGCCGAGGTGATCCGTCCCGCACTGCTGGACGAGCCCGCCGCCGCCCTGCTGGCCTGCCCGGTCGGCACGCCGGTCTTCGTCTCCGAACGGGTCACCTCGGGGCTGGACGGTGCGCCGCTGGTGCTGGACCGGGCCACCATCCTGGGCACGGTCATGGAGATCCGCACGGAACGCGCCGCAACCGGACTCTCGATGCGCTGGACGCCGCAGGACTGAGTCGGCTCGCCTACCGGCGTAGCGCACTGGCCCGCACCAGTGCGTAGCGGGGACCGCGTGCGCGGCCGTCGCTGGTCAGCTCAACGCCGTGGACCTCGACCCATTCGGCTCCTTCAGGCACCTGCCCGCCATCTCCCACGGCGGTCAACCGCAGGCGAATGTCGCCCTGCCCGTAGCAGTAGTCGGCTTCCTTGATGGTCACGGTATCGCCGGGCTGTGGAAGGTTCCGGCGCCAGCCGGTCACTGCCCACCGGCCAAGCGCGACCTGCACGTCGTCATCTTCTGTGACCTCCGTCCGCGAGTCCCGTCTGCGGTCACGAGGTAGGTAGAGCCACCTGCGACCGGGAGAAACGCTATGGACGGGTGTCCTCCACAGGCGATGCCATTGCCGAAGGTTGACGAACGGTTTGCACCTCGAGACGCTCGATGGCAGCAACGATGAGCGCCCGGGCCGACGCACCCACTGTGGCCATGCCCGCCAGCTCCGCGAAGACGCGTGCATACATCTGGACCTCCCGCGGCTGGGTGATCGTCAATTCCGCCGTGGGGGTCTCCACATTGACCTGCGTCTCATCGAACATCCAGAAGCCAGGACTCTGCCACATCGTCCGCTCGACGGACATAGGCACGACGCCGAGGCTCACGTTGTGGCGGACGCACACGGTCAATAGGTGGGCAAGCTGGGCTGCCATCACTTCCGCCGAACCGATACGCGCCGACAGCGCCCACTCTTCAAGCACCACCGCGAACCGCCGGTCGTTGGCGTCGAGCACCCGCTGACGGGCCATGCGTATCCGCACCGCCTCGGCGACGTCGTCGGGCACGCCGCGCACCTCGGCGATGCGTCGCAGGCGCGCTTCCGCGTACTCCGGCGTCTGGAACAGGCCGGGAATCACGCCCGGCTCGTAGATGCGGAAGCGCCGGGTCCGGTCGTACAAATGTGCGCCCTGTTGTTGGATGTGGCGAAAGCCAGCCCGCTCGCGGCCGCTGAACTCGACGTACATTCCTTCGACAGCCCGCAATGCCGCCAGCAGGTCACTCAGTTGCTCCTCGGCGCCGCAATGGGTGACCCACGCGCGCACGTCGTCAGCGCTGGGTGTGCGGGTGGCATGCTCGATCCTGCTGATCTTCGATGCCTGCCATCCTGTCACCGCCGCAAGCCCGCGACCCGTGAGACCCGCGTCCAGCCGAATCTCCCGAAGCCGGGCCCCGAACGCGTCTCTTGCCGCCTGCGCAGGCGACGGTGCGGACCGCACGTGCCACCCCCTCAATCCGGGTGGTATTCGGCGTGATCGATACCCAATGCCCATACCGCCTCAAACGACTCCACCGTCAAGGACAGCGCCTCCGCGTCACCGACGACAGTCCCGACCCGCGCGCCGTCGCCGGAGAACAGGCTGAACAGCACGACGTCATCGACCAACCAGAAGTCGTTGCCCGGCAAGCGCACCTTCGACGCGCGGCCACGGGGAAGCCAACGAACCCGCTCACCCGCCGCAACGTTGGCGTGGGGTGTCACGTGGTGTTCGAATCGGACGTAGCGTGATACGGGTTCAGACACCACCCGGGCCCGCCGGAAGTCGACGCCCCGCGCAACGACCGGGCGAACCAACGCGTGCCATGAGCCGTACGCCGCCGCGTAGTCGATGGGCTCGCCTGCCAGCCAGGTCGCGTACGCCGGGGAACCCTCGTAGTGGTCGCGCATTTCTAGATGGAACACCCGCCGGGTCGCCCCGGCGAGGAGTTCATCGAGCGTCGGCGGTCGTCCCTCCACTATTCACCTCCGGGAAGAACGGCATCATTCGCTTGGGGATCCGGATCACGGTCTCATCCGCAGGAACGTCGCCGATCACGGCCAGGTCCGCCGGATGGGTGACGCGCCAACCTTGAATCACGTAGCTGTCGCCGTCATCCCAGATGGTCGGCGAGTTGGTGGTGTCTGAGTTCGGGTCCTTGCCCAGAAACGCGAGTGCCATGGTCCTGCCCCCTGACCGACGTGATTTGGCTGGACCAGTTTCCCGGCGCGCCCGGCACCCCTCAAGGCTCGTTGCCTGAAGTTGCCGTAGCACCAC
Protein-coding regions in this window:
- a CDS encoding DUF1992 domain-containing protein; translation: MAQWYESAVDRRIREAQEQGEFDNLPGTGKPLADHGREYDEDWWIKDWLEREGAASAALPPTLALRREVEDLPAAVDRLRSEQAVRALVAEVNERIRQARVGLLDGPAVVLPPRDPDEVVGGWRARRSA
- a CDS encoding sensor histidine kinase; amino-acid sequence: MRWLRGLSLRVRLLLVTVLVLVVGLGIGGVALVAALNVALLRAANTEALDTANAVARLVDEGSLSDPIPAPPGVQVQVVDAQNRVTAVSVGTDRLVPILYPEELHELPDRAGRYLPGDRIGLPGRVRVVSVAAGPADDRVRVLVARSTADLSQGVHVLRILLLVAFPLLVGLLALVAWRLAGATLRPVEALRAGAERITGAAPGRGGGAPQRLPVPDTGDEIHRLAVTLNDMLDRLGAARARQRAFVADAAHELRSPLTNMRTELEVAQRLPDGTDWPALADDLLTDVERLSRLVDDLLLLARSDEAATRAAPAPAAEVELGELLAQVAGRYPAVRFTPPAEPLHVSGDPDALARVVGNLLDNAARHAASTVELAVEVDGAYRSITVTDDGPGIPAADRERVFDRFTRLDDARARDAGGAGLGLAIVRELVRRHGGTVTLADAAPGLRVTVRLPVA
- a CDS encoding response regulator transcription factor gives rise to the protein MRVLVVEDEARLAAALQRGLQAEGFAVDVTGDGQDGLELARHGGYDAMILDVMLPRLSGYRVVRQLRTERNWLPVLMLSAKDGEYDQADGLDCGADDYLTKPFSYVVLLARLRALLRRGVPERPTVLSFGDIELDPAVRRVTVAGDEVTLTAREYALLQYLLRRPGEVLSKTELLDHVWDAALDTAPNAVEVYVGYLRRKIGRERLETVRGAGYRLAAVPSAGA
- a CDS encoding LolA family protein — translated: MSLFGSRPALRWLVPTAAAVVVIGGGAAAGTIVASADPALPPRSAAQLLVDVQNAHVDGLSGTIVQTADLGLPALPGLTAGNTDLAKMVTGNNSARVWYAGEDKMRVAAQSLLGQTDVIRNGQDVWLWRSKDNTATHLTLPKDADKPKALPSGVPSTPQEAADAALAAIDPTTQVSTTGAAEVAGRDAYELVLAPRDTASLLGQVRLAIDAETHIPLRVDVYAKDATAPAVRVAFQQISFTTPDPQQFVFNPPAGAKVTTAKPHADHTKKPLGAPAGAPKAPAGEEPTVVGKGWTSVLVAKLPDGWQKQAGAKQGEAAMVGAVLDSLPKVSGTWGSGRLLSSALFSALLTDDGRVLVGAVAPDRLYQVAAG
- a CDS encoding GntR family transcriptional regulator; translation: MERRTPKYQVIAADLAARIRDGALPPGSALPPQKELSATYGVTLATLRQALRRLEDDGLLTQQAGRGTFVAEPRAAYRLDSLRGLAEDLRAQGQVVTTEVLDRTLRRPDATVARRLSLAPGRRALRLERLRRLAGRPAVHQVSWVPEPLGAALRDADLTSLYAAVADQGVVVHRAAEVIRPALLDEPAAALLACPVGTPVFVSERVTSGLDGAPLVLDRATILGTVMEIRTERAATGLSMRWTPQD
- a CDS encoding helix-turn-helix domain-containing protein; translation: MRSAPSPAQAARDAFGARLREIRLDAGLTGRGLAAVTGWQASKISRIEHATRTPSADDVRAWVTHCGAEEQLSDLLAALRAVEGMYVEFSGRERAGFRHIQQQGAHLYDRTRRFRIYEPGVIPGLFQTPEYAEARLRRIAEVRGVPDDVAEAVRIRMARQRVLDANDRRFAVVLEEWALSARIGSAEVMAAQLAHLLTVCVRHNVSLGVVPMSVERTMWQSPGFWMFDETQVNVETPTAELTITQPREVQMYARVFAELAGMATVGASARALIVAAIERLEVQTVRQPSAMASPVEDTRP
- a CDS encoding DUF6879 family protein, with amino-acid sequence MRDHYEGSPAYATWLAGEPIDYAAAYGSWHALVRPVVARGVDFRRARVVSEPVSRYVRFEHHVTPHANVAAGERVRWLPRGRASKVRLPGNDFWLVDDVVLFSLFSGDGARVGTVVGDAEALSLTVESFEAVWALGIDHAEYHPD